The Nitrospirota bacterium genome has a segment encoding these proteins:
- the murB gene encoding UDP-N-acetylmuramate dehydrogenase has product METIAIKGEQKRNEPLSRHTSFTIGGPADLLAYPADAEDLRVLLREVRKAGQPYFILGGGTNLLVRDGGFRGVVISLQRMDAIRMEREYRSVGGTFVVVSAEAGAALPKLHAFALEQGLTGLEFATGIPGTVGGAVCMNAGTAEGEIGDIIEAVTLIAPTGELVERGRDEMGFGYRTANVPEGHVVVAARVVLRRGDKEKIRAHVKELQDKRKQHQPWGAPSAGSIFKNPQEEAAGRLIESAHLKSRSVGGAQVSEKHANFIINTGKATAKDVLGLMEIMKQAVLDTHGVRLEPEIKIIGED; this is encoded by the coding sequence ATGGAAACGATAGCCATTAAGGGTGAGCAGAAACGGAATGAACCACTGAGCCGGCATACGTCCTTCACCATCGGTGGTCCTGCGGACCTCCTCGCCTATCCCGCGGACGCCGAGGACCTGCGGGTCCTGCTGCGCGAGGTCAGGAAGGCGGGCCAGCCCTATTTCATCCTGGGGGGAGGCACCAACCTCCTCGTGCGCGACGGCGGGTTCCGCGGCGTGGTGATCAGCCTCCAGCGCATGGACGCGATCAGGATGGAGCGGGAGTACCGGTCCGTGGGCGGGACGTTCGTGGTTGTCTCCGCCGAGGCGGGCGCCGCCCTTCCGAAGCTGCACGCCTTTGCCCTGGAACAGGGGCTCACCGGGCTCGAGTTTGCGACCGGCATTCCGGGGACGGTCGGCGGGGCGGTCTGTATGAATGCCGGCACCGCGGAGGGAGAGATCGGAGACATCATCGAGGCGGTGACGCTGATCGCGCCCACCGGCGAGCTGGTCGAGCGGGGGCGGGATGAGATGGGGTTCGGCTACCGGACCGCGAACGTTCCCGAGGGCCACGTCGTCGTCGCGGCCCGGGTGGTTCTGCGCCGGGGGGACAAGGAGAAGATCAGGGCGCACGTCAAGGAGCTGCAGGACAAGAGGAAGCAGCACCAGCCCTGGGGGGCGCCGAGCGCCGGCTCCATCTTCAAGAACCCCCAGGAGGAAGCTGCGGGCAGGCTGATCGAGTCGGCGCACCTGAAAAGTCGAAGCGTCGGCGGTGCGCAGGTCTCCGAGAAGCATGCCAACTTCATCATAAACACGGGCAAGGCGACGGCGAAGGACGTGCTCGGGCTCATGGAGATCATGAAGCAGGCCGTCCTGGACACGCACGGCGTCCGGCTCGAGCCGGAGATCAAGATCATCGGGGAAGACTGA
- the mraY gene encoding phospho-N-acetylmuramoyl-pentapeptide-transferase: MLYHLLYPLSKLVSGFNVFKYITFRAAGAVLTALLVSFLFGKPVIAWLRRLKVGQHVRDDGPKTHLSKQGTPTMGGILIIMALVSSALLWSDLSNKYVWVVLFATAAFGGIGFWDDYLKVVKKRSKGLSATQKFGLQIAASLAVALFLFKFSGDRNATLLSVPFMKSFLLDLGWFYIPFVAIVIVGSSNAVNLTDGLDGLAIGLVGIAATANAVIVYVGGNRITAEYLRILYIPGSGELVIFCGALLGASLGFLWYNAHPAEVFMGDVGSLSLGGALGTLAVVTKHELILVVVGGIFVAETLSVALQVASFKLTGKRVFRMAPIHHHFEQIGWPESKVIARFWIVGVILALVSLGSLKLR, from the coding sequence ATGCTGTACCACCTGCTGTATCCGCTGAGTAAGCTGGTAAGCGGCTTCAACGTGTTCAAGTACATCACCTTCAGGGCCGCGGGCGCGGTGCTCACGGCCCTCCTGGTGAGCTTTCTCTTCGGCAAGCCGGTGATCGCCTGGCTCCGGAGGCTCAAGGTCGGACAGCACGTGCGCGACGACGGGCCGAAGACACACCTCTCGAAGCAGGGCACGCCGACCATGGGCGGGATCCTGATCATCATGGCGCTGGTGTCGTCAGCCCTGCTCTGGTCCGACCTGTCGAACAAGTACGTCTGGGTCGTGCTCTTTGCCACGGCAGCCTTCGGCGGGATCGGTTTCTGGGACGACTACCTCAAGGTGGTGAAGAAACGGTCCAAGGGGCTCTCGGCAACGCAGAAGTTCGGGCTGCAGATCGCGGCCTCGCTGGCCGTCGCCCTGTTCCTGTTCAAGTTTTCCGGCGACCGGAACGCGACCCTGCTGTCCGTGCCGTTCATGAAGAGCTTTCTGCTCGATCTCGGCTGGTTCTACATTCCCTTCGTCGCCATCGTCATCGTGGGCTCCTCGAACGCGGTCAACCTGACGGACGGCCTGGACGGGCTGGCCATCGGACTCGTCGGCATCGCGGCCACGGCGAATGCCGTGATCGTGTACGTCGGGGGAAACCGGATCACGGCCGAGTATCTGAGGATCCTCTACATCCCGGGCAGCGGAGAGCTCGTGATCTTCTGCGGCGCGCTGCTCGGCGCGAGCCTCGGGTTCCTCTGGTACAACGCCCACCCGGCCGAGGTCTTCATGGGAGACGTCGGATCGCTGTCGCTCGGCGGCGCCCTGGGCACCCTCGCGGTCGTTACCAAGCATGAGCTGATCCTGGTCGTTGTCGGCGGCATTTTCGTGGCCGAGACGCTGTCCGTCGCGCTCCAGGTCGCATCGTTCAAGCTCACGGGCAAGCGGGTCTTCAGGATGGCGCCGATCCACCACCACTTCGAGCAGATCGGCTGGCCCGAGTCCAAGGTGATCGCGCGGTTCTGGATCGTGGGGGTCATCCTGGCGCTGGTATCGCTGGGATCGCTGAAGCTGAGGTGA
- the murD gene encoding UDP-N-acetylmuramoyl-L-alanine--D-glutamate ligase codes for MKPDFKNKRVTVVGMARSGIAAARALHALGARVTVTDKKPLDQLVAQVKALGTRAISVEAGGHPDRIFREADLVVLSPGVPKIPQVLAARRRGVKVISELELAWLLSDAPYVGITGTNGKSTVTTLTGLMLERAGKKVLVAGNIGNALTGDPAALRGRDWIVAELSSFQLEDIETFRPKVASVLNVTQDHLDRYRSIGEYAEAKARIFRNQRKGDFLVLNFDDDIVKAMARRSAATVIPFSRRLRFNPGACVLDGWLTFNGRRILRADEIRIKGVHNLENALAAAAMSLLAGADDASVAAVLREFPGLEHRLEFVREKNGVTYINDSKGTNVGAVVKSVEGFTRPVILIAGGLDKGSDFSPLHDLFRQRVKLLILIGKAADAMARALGTATETVFAETLQDAVALASSRASHGDVVLLSPACASFDMFKDFEDRGRQFKEAVHTL; via the coding sequence GTGAAACCGGATTTCAAGAACAAGCGGGTGACGGTCGTGGGCATGGCCAGGAGCGGCATTGCCGCGGCGCGGGCGCTCCACGCGCTGGGTGCCCGCGTCACGGTGACGGACAAAAAGCCGCTCGATCAGCTTGTCGCCCAGGTGAAAGCGCTCGGCACAAGGGCCATCTCTGTGGAAGCAGGCGGACATCCGGACCGGATCTTCCGGGAGGCCGATCTTGTCGTGCTCTCACCCGGCGTTCCCAAGATCCCTCAGGTGCTGGCGGCGCGGCGGCGCGGCGTGAAGGTGATCAGCGAACTCGAGCTTGCCTGGCTCCTGTCCGACGCGCCCTATGTAGGGATCACGGGAACGAACGGCAAGTCAACGGTCACGACGCTTACGGGCCTCATGCTCGAGCGCGCCGGGAAGAAGGTGCTCGTGGCCGGGAACATCGGCAACGCCCTGACCGGGGATCCGGCGGCGCTCAGGGGGCGGGACTGGATCGTGGCGGAGCTGTCGAGCTTCCAGCTCGAGGACATCGAGACCTTCCGGCCGAAGGTCGCCTCGGTCCTGAACGTCACCCAGGACCACCTCGACCGCTACCGCAGCATCGGGGAATATGCGGAGGCAAAGGCCCGGATCTTCCGGAACCAGCGGAAGGGGGACTTCCTCGTTCTGAACTTCGACGATGACATCGTCAAGGCCATGGCCAGGCGGAGCGCGGCCACGGTCATACCCTTCTCGCGCCGGCTCCGGTTCAACCCGGGGGCCTGCGTGCTCGACGGATGGCTGACGTTCAACGGCCGGCGAATCCTGCGGGCTGACGAGATCAGAATCAAGGGCGTGCACAACCTCGAGAACGCTCTTGCCGCGGCGGCAATGTCCCTGCTGGCGGGCGCCGACGATGCCTCCGTCGCGGCCGTTCTCCGGGAATTCCCCGGCCTCGAACATCGCCTGGAGTTCGTGCGCGAAAAGAACGGCGTCACCTACATCAACGACTCCAAAGGCACGAACGTCGGGGCGGTGGTCAAGTCCGTCGAGGGGTTCACCCGGCCCGTGATCCTTATCGCCGGGGGTCTGGACAAGGGCAGCGATTTCAGCCCGCTCCATGATCTGTTCCGGCAAAGAGTGAAGCTGCTGATCCTGATCGGCAAGGCTGCCGACGCCATGGCCAGGGCCCTCGGCACCGCGACCGAGACGGTCTTCGCGGAGACGCTCCAGGATGCGGTCGCGCTCGCCTCCTCGCGGGCGTCGCATGGCGACGTGGTGCTGCTTTCCCCGGCGTGCGCGAGCTTCGATATGTTCAAGGATTTCGAGGACCGCGGGAGGCAGTTCAAGGAGGCGGTGCACACGCTGTAG
- the murG gene encoding undecaprenyldiphospho-muramoylpentapeptide beta-N-acetylglucosaminyltransferase: protein MKVIIAGGGTGGHLYPGIAIARELLKVRGSNVLFVGTEQGIEAKVLPREGLPIRFISVGKLKGMKFLAILKTIVTLPRSLVQCARLIHEVRPDIVIGVGGYSSGPMALAAWATGITVLVVEPNSYAGMANRMIGRIADKVILCFPGADAQRFFAKRKTYETGPLVRKGIERGNHESALRHFGLDQDRFTLFVMGGSGGAHAINAAMRSAAALLKDVPGLQVLHQTGERDAAEVGAGYRTAGVRAVVLPYIHDMAGAYAAADLVVSRSGATTVAELAVCGKRAILVPFPFAADNHQEHNARTLAARGSAEVIIQKDLTPELLAGLIAKYAGARPAGAAPLANTAAEEIAGICKDYVQKD, encoded by the coding sequence ATGAAGGTAATCATCGCAGGCGGAGGCACGGGGGGGCACCTGTATCCGGGCATCGCCATTGCCCGGGAGCTCTTGAAGGTGCGGGGCAGCAATGTGCTGTTCGTGGGTACCGAACAGGGGATCGAGGCGAAGGTGCTGCCCCGGGAGGGGCTACCAATACGATTCATCAGCGTGGGCAAGCTCAAGGGCATGAAGTTTCTCGCAATCCTGAAGACGATCGTGACGCTGCCCCGGAGCCTGGTCCAGTGCGCGCGTCTGATCCATGAGGTGAGGCCCGACATCGTCATCGGCGTGGGCGGGTATTCCTCCGGGCCCATGGCGCTCGCGGCCTGGGCGACGGGCATCACGGTGCTCGTGGTCGAGCCGAATTCGTACGCCGGCATGGCGAACAGGATGATCGGCAGGATTGCCGACAAGGTGATCCTTTGCTTTCCGGGAGCGGACGCACAGCGCTTCTTCGCGAAGCGGAAGACCTATGAGACCGGTCCGCTCGTCCGAAAGGGGATCGAGCGGGGAAACCACGAGTCGGCGCTCAGGCACTTCGGGCTCGACCAGGACCGCTTCACGCTCTTCGTCATGGGCGGGAGCGGCGGCGCGCACGCGATCAACGCGGCCATGCGGTCTGCTGCCGCGCTGCTGAAGGACGTCCCCGGCCTCCAGGTCCTGCACCAGACCGGGGAGAGGGACGCCGCAGAGGTGGGCGCAGGATACCGGACCGCGGGGGTCAGGGCCGTTGTGCTTCCCTATATCCATGACATGGCGGGGGCATACGCCGCGGCGGACCTGGTGGTGTCGCGCTCGGGAGCCACGACCGTGGCCGAACTGGCGGTCTGCGGGAAACGGGCGATCCTCGTTCCCTTTCCCTTTGCCGCGGACAACCACCAGGAGCACAACGCGAGGACGCTGGCGGCGCGCGGCTCGGCCGAGGTGATCATTCAGAAGGACCTGACGCCTGAGCTGCTGGCGGGTCTTATCGCAAAATATGCCGGGGCAAGGCCGGCGGGAGCGGCTCCCCTGGCAAATACGGCCGCAGAGGAGATCGCAGGGATCTGCAAGGACTATGTTCAAAAAGATTAA
- the murF gene encoding UDP-N-acetylmuramoyl-tripeptide--D-alanyl-D-alanine ligase, protein MNDPEKKQLDELLERMERMEIKGVSIDSRNIKEGELFVALKGDRFDGHDFVRDAIKKGAWGALVDRSALELRYESLGGIKNILAVEDTLLSLQEMALTHRKKFAVPFAGITGSNGKTTTKEMLASILRRRGPVLKNEGNLNNHIGVPLTLLTLDSGHRAAVIEMGMSALGEIDLLGRLVNPDVGVITNIGPAHLEFLGSTDTVAEAKAELLANLKPGGTAVLNADDRYFDLLRSRWSGKVITYGVDRKADVTASGIRQEKDSTDFTLTSGGEQAKVRLRSVGRHNISNALAAAAAATALGLPLEAVRDGLEEFAPVAMRSEIKVLHGRTVLADCYNANPGSVRAALETLVTLRPGARSVAVLGDMLELGDAGPGEHREAGRIAARLGVYAVIAFGTLARHILEGAAAEGMPKGSLFAAASHREAAELLRAHSRNGDAVLVKGSRGMKMEKILEEF, encoded by the coding sequence CGAGAGGATGGAGCGGATGGAGATCAAGGGCGTGTCCATAGACTCCAGGAACATCAAGGAAGGTGAACTCTTCGTAGCCCTCAAGGGAGACCGGTTCGACGGCCACGATTTTGTTCGCGATGCTATCAAGAAGGGGGCCTGGGGCGCGCTCGTGGACAGGTCCGCGCTGGAGTTGCGCTATGAAAGCCTGGGCGGCATCAAGAACATCCTCGCCGTAGAGGACACGCTGCTCTCCCTCCAGGAGATGGCTCTGACGCACCGGAAAAAATTTGCGGTCCCCTTTGCCGGCATCACGGGCAGCAACGGCAAGACCACGACCAAGGAAATGCTTGCCAGCATCCTCAGGCGCAGGGGTCCGGTTCTCAAGAACGAGGGGAATCTCAACAACCACATCGGCGTGCCGCTCACGCTGCTCACACTCGATAGCGGGCACCGGGCCGCAGTCATCGAGATGGGCATGAGCGCGCTCGGCGAGATCGATCTGCTCGGCCGGCTCGTGAATCCCGATGTAGGCGTCATCACGAACATCGGGCCGGCCCACCTGGAGTTCCTGGGCTCAACGGACACGGTTGCCGAGGCAAAGGCGGAGCTTCTCGCGAACCTGAAGCCCGGGGGGACCGCCGTGCTGAATGCCGACGACCGCTATTTCGATCTGCTCAGGAGCAGGTGGAGCGGGAAGGTCATCACCTACGGGGTCGACCGGAAGGCCGACGTCACGGCGTCCGGCATCCGTCAGGAAAAGGACTCGACCGACTTCACCCTGACCAGCGGGGGCGAGCAGGCGAAGGTCCGGCTCCGGTCGGTCGGAAGGCACAATATCTCCAACGCCCTCGCGGCCGCCGCCGCGGCAACGGCATTGGGACTGCCCCTCGAAGCCGTCCGGGACGGGCTCGAGGAGTTCGCCCCGGTCGCCATGCGGTCCGAGATCAAGGTCCTGCACGGGAGGACCGTGCTGGCCGACTGCTACAATGCCAACCCCGGGTCGGTCCGGGCGGCGCTCGAGACGCTGGTCACGCTCAGGCCCGGCGCGAGGTCCGTCGCGGTCCTGGGCGACATGCTGGAGCTGGGCGATGCCGGCCCCGGGGAACACCGCGAGGCGGGCAGGATCGCCGCGCGGCTCGGTGTGTACGCGGTCATCGCGTTCGGAACGCTCGCACGCCATATCCTCGAGGGTGCAGCCGCGGAAGGGATGCCGAAGGGCAGTCTGTTCGCTGCCGCATCGCACCGGGAGGCCGCGGAGCTGCTTCGGGCGCATTCGCGGAATGGCGACGCCGTGCTGGTCAAGGGATCGCGCGGCATGAAGATGGAAAAGATCCTGGAGGAATTCTGA
- the ftsW gene encoding putative lipid II flippase FtsW, with protein MMTATSHKGQYDRTLLLAILSLLIVSVVMVYSSSSIVALTTYDDAAFFMKRQLLWAIAGLAAMAVTMRLDHRLFADQRVVLALLFVSLALLAATLVPGVGREINGSRRWLRFGMLSFQPSELAKFALVVYLSYFIAKKGERIRDFTNGLVPAYVVVGAFLLLAIRQPDFGAAMTLAGVACILLFAGGANVLHLGGTAAAALPLVFFAVAHKAYRLRRITAFLDPWSDPQGSGHQIIQSFLAFGSGGVFGRGLGEGRQKLLFLPERHSDFIYAVIGEELGLIGALVVLVLFLVILWRGVRIAIAARDVFTRLLALGITLLICLQGMINMAVVTGLLPTKGIALPLVSYGGSSLVITMAAVGVLLNVSREAA; from the coding sequence ATGATGACCGCAACAAGCCATAAAGGACAGTACGACCGCACGCTGCTCCTCGCCATCCTGTCGCTCCTGATCGTGAGCGTGGTGATGGTCTACAGCTCGAGCAGCATCGTGGCGCTCACGACCTATGACGATGCCGCCTTCTTCATGAAACGCCAGCTCCTCTGGGCTATCGCCGGCCTTGCGGCCATGGCCGTGACGATGCGGCTGGACCACCGGTTGTTCGCGGACCAGCGCGTGGTGCTCGCGCTCCTCTTCGTGTCCCTGGCGCTGCTCGCGGCGACGCTCGTTCCCGGCGTCGGCAGGGAGATCAACGGATCCCGCCGCTGGTTGCGGTTCGGCATGCTGTCGTTCCAGCCGTCGGAGCTCGCCAAGTTCGCGCTGGTCGTGTACCTGAGCTACTTCATCGCGAAGAAGGGGGAGCGGATCCGCGACTTCACGAACGGGCTGGTCCCGGCCTATGTCGTGGTCGGCGCCTTCCTGCTTCTGGCGATCCGGCAGCCCGACTTCGGGGCCGCGATGACCCTCGCGGGGGTCGCCTGCATCCTGCTGTTCGCGGGCGGGGCGAACGTCCTGCACCTGGGCGGCACGGCCGCCGCGGCCCTGCCCCTTGTCTTTTTTGCCGTCGCGCACAAGGCCTACCGGCTGCGCAGGATCACGGCGTTCCTCGACCCCTGGTCCGATCCCCAGGGGTCCGGGCACCAGATCATCCAGTCCTTCCTGGCCTTCGGGAGCGGAGGCGTGTTCGGCCGGGGGCTGGGCGAGGGGAGGCAGAAGCTGCTGTTCCTTCCGGAACGGCATTCGGACTTCATCTATGCCGTGATTGGCGAAGAGCTCGGATTGATCGGCGCGCTGGTCGTTCTGGTGCTGTTCCTGGTCATCCTGTGGCGCGGGGTACGCATCGCCATCGCAGCGCGCGACGTGTTCACGAGACTGCTCGCGCTGGGGATCACGCTCCTGATCTGCCTGCAGGGCATGATCAATATGGCCGTCGTGACCGGCCTGCTCCCCACCAAGGGCATCGCTCTTCCCCTCGTGAGCTACGGGGGATCGTCGCTCGTGATCACCATGGCGGCCGTCGGCGTGCTGCTGAACGTATCGAGGGAGGCGGCATAA
- the murC gene encoding UDP-N-acetylmuramate--L-alanine ligase, which yields MFKKIKHIHFVGIGGIGMSGIAEVLLNLGYRVSGSDMRESDTTERLRKLGGEIAIGHRAENVTAPHVVVISSAVKDDNVEVIAAREQQIPVIPRAEMLAELMRLKYGVAIAGAHGKTTTTSMVATVLAAGGIDPTVVIGGKLNSIGTNAKLGQGEFLVAEADESDGSFLKLSPTIAVVTTIDAEHLDFYKDIDEIKDAFLTFINKVPFYGVSILCLDQPHIQALIPHVQKRFETYGMSSQADYQAKEVSLKPLGARFKVVHRDQDLGWFELSVPGLHNISNSLAAVAVGRQLEIDIEVIRKALREFSGVQRRFTVKGEVNGVIVVDDYGHHPTEVKATLAAAAAGLERRVVVVFQPHRYSRTQHLMEDFFTAFNQADTLIVMEIYAAGEKPIPGVSGHALYEGIKRYGHKDVTFLPDRDTVVNHLLGVLRKGDLLITLGAGDVWKIGEQVLEKMRYGNDSH from the coding sequence ATGTTCAAAAAGATTAAACACATTCATTTTGTCGGCATCGGCGGCATCGGCATGAGCGGCATCGCCGAGGTGCTGCTGAACCTCGGGTACCGGGTGTCGGGCTCGGACATGCGGGAGTCGGACACAACGGAGCGTCTCAGAAAGCTGGGCGGCGAGATCGCGATCGGCCACCGGGCTGAGAACGTCACGGCGCCGCACGTGGTGGTCATCTCGTCGGCCGTGAAAGACGACAACGTCGAGGTGATCGCAGCCCGGGAGCAGCAGATCCCCGTCATACCCCGGGCGGAGATGCTGGCCGAGCTCATGCGGCTGAAGTACGGCGTGGCGATCGCGGGCGCCCACGGCAAGACCACGACGACCTCGATGGTGGCGACGGTGCTCGCGGCGGGCGGCATCGACCCGACGGTCGTGATCGGCGGCAAACTGAACAGCATCGGCACGAACGCGAAGCTGGGCCAGGGCGAGTTCCTCGTGGCGGAGGCCGACGAGAGCGACGGGAGCTTCCTCAAGCTCTCGCCGACGATCGCCGTCGTGACCACGATCGACGCGGAGCACCTCGACTTTTACAAGGACATCGACGAGATCAAGGACGCCTTTCTCACCTTCATCAACAAGGTCCCGTTCTACGGCGTCTCGATCCTGTGCCTGGACCAGCCCCACATCCAGGCGCTCATCCCGCATGTGCAGAAGCGCTTCGAGACCTACGGCATGAGCTCGCAGGCCGACTACCAGGCAAAGGAAGTGTCCCTCAAGCCCCTCGGGGCCCGCTTCAAGGTCGTGCATCGCGACCAGGACCTGGGCTGGTTCGAGCTCTCCGTGCCCGGCCTCCACAACATCAGCAACAGCCTCGCTGCAGTCGCGGTCGGCCGGCAGCTGGAAATCGACATCGAGGTCATCCGGAAGGCGCTCAGGGAGTTCAGCGGTGTGCAGCGCCGTTTCACCGTCAAGGGCGAGGTGAACGGCGTCATCGTCGTGGACGACTACGGCCATCACCCGACAGAGGTGAAGGCGACGCTGGCGGCCGCCGCCGCGGGCCTCGAGAGGCGCGTCGTGGTCGTGTTCCAGCCGCACCGGTACAGCCGGACGCAGCACCTGATGGAGGATTTCTTCACCGCCTTCAACCAGGCTGACACGCTGATCGTCATGGAGATTTACGCGGCCGGAGAGAAGCCGATTCCCGGCGTCTCCGGTCACGCGCTCTACGAAGGCATCAAGCGGTATGGCCATAAGGATGTAACGTTCCTCCCCGACAGGGACACCGTTGTGAACCACCTGCTCGGCGTGCTCAGGAAGGGTGATCTCCTGATCACGCTCGGCGCAGGCGATGTCTGGAAGATCGGGGAGCAGGTCCTGGAGAAAATGAGATATGGAAACGATAGCCATTAA
- a CDS encoding D-alanine--D-alanine ligase, giving the protein MALVTNKKIGVLMGGLSSEREVSLASGAAILKALQEKGYGPVAIDVGRDVAASLRAKGVEAAFIALHGKFGEDGAIQGMLEVMGIPYTGSGILASAIGMDKTVSKQVFRSQGLLVGPYEVLSRADAGKAGEAFARIGLPAVVKPHAEGSSVGVSLVFTKEEAGNAIELAFRYGGEILIEKFMKGKEVQVGVLGERALGAIEIVPKNIFYDYEAKYKEGMSDHFFPARLPEAVYQRTLRAGLAAHRAIGCRGYSRVDFIIDDAGDPYILEVNTLPGMTATSLLPDIARGVGISFPDLVEEILRMAVAEK; this is encoded by the coding sequence ATGGCTCTCGTTACGAACAAAAAGATCGGCGTCCTCATGGGCGGCCTCTCATCCGAGCGCGAGGTGTCGCTCGCGAGCGGCGCCGCCATCCTGAAGGCTTTGCAGGAAAAGGGGTATGGCCCGGTCGCCATCGACGTGGGCAGGGACGTGGCCGCGTCGCTCCGCGCGAAGGGCGTCGAGGCGGCCTTCATCGCGCTCCACGGGAAGTTCGGCGAGGATGGGGCCATCCAGGGCATGCTCGAAGTGATGGGCATCCCCTACACGGGCTCGGGCATTCTCGCGAGCGCCATCGGCATGGACAAGACCGTCTCGAAGCAGGTTTTCCGGTCGCAGGGCCTGCTCGTCGGCCCCTACGAAGTGCTGAGCCGGGCCGATGCCGGAAAGGCCGGAGAGGCATTCGCGCGCATCGGTCTGCCTGCCGTGGTCAAGCCGCATGCCGAGGGATCGAGCGTGGGCGTAAGCCTTGTCTTCACGAAGGAGGAGGCCGGCAACGCGATCGAGCTCGCCTTCCGTTACGGCGGAGAGATCCTGATCGAGAAGTTCATGAAGGGCAAAGAGGTGCAGGTGGGCGTCCTCGGCGAACGGGCCCTCGGCGCCATCGAGATCGTACCGAAGAACATCTTCTATGATTACGAGGCCAAATACAAGGAAGGGATGTCGGACCACTTCTTCCCGGCTCGGCTCCCCGAGGCCGTGTATCAGCGGACGCTCCGGGCGGGCCTGGCCGCGCACCGTGCCATCGGCTGCCGCGGCTACAGCCGCGTGGACTTCATCATCGACGATGCCGGAGATCCGTACATCCTGGAAGTGAACACCCTGCCGGGCATGACCGCAACGAGCCTGCTGCCGGATATCGCGAGGGGCGTCGGGATATCCTTCCCGGACCTCGTCGAGGAGATCCTGCGGATGGCGGTGGCGGAGAAGTGA